One window of Burkholderia thailandensis E264 genomic DNA carries:
- a CDS encoding urate hydroxylase PuuD, translated as MEGFIIDWLNLAIRWLHVVAAIAWIGESFYFVALDNSLKPPKDAQLKSRGVFGELWHVHGGGFYNMQKYLVAPPEMPEDLHWSKWPSYTTWMSGFGLFFVLYLLAPNTYLIDRNVLDMGPVVAVASALGFLLAGWIVYDCACRMLGGRDKLLGVFVGLYVIAAAYIACHVFSGRAAYLIVGAMLATIMTANVFFVIIPGQRKMVDKLLKGETPDPIYGKRGKQRSVHNTYFTLPVVFAMLSNHYAMTYTNQYNWIVLVVIMLAGALIRQFFVMRHRGQQLWYLPLGGVALMLLALVTTMPKPIAPEAQAANAPNVPKLAIKDVAPILQQRCVACHSAKPTLVGSAPAGVMFDTSDEIARNAPRIYQQAVQLKAMPIGNLTHMTDDERTKIAAWFESGATK; from the coding sequence ATGGAAGGCTTCATCATCGACTGGCTGAATCTCGCGATCCGCTGGCTGCATGTCGTCGCCGCGATCGCGTGGATCGGCGAGTCGTTCTATTTCGTCGCGCTCGACAACAGCCTGAAGCCGCCGAAGGACGCGCAGCTGAAGTCGCGCGGCGTGTTCGGCGAGCTGTGGCACGTGCACGGCGGCGGCTTCTACAACATGCAGAAGTACCTCGTCGCGCCGCCCGAGATGCCCGAGGACCTGCACTGGTCGAAGTGGCCGTCGTACACGACGTGGATGTCGGGCTTCGGCCTCTTCTTCGTGCTTTACCTGCTCGCGCCGAACACGTATCTGATCGACCGGAACGTGCTCGACATGGGGCCCGTCGTCGCGGTCGCGTCCGCGCTCGGGTTCCTGCTCGCCGGATGGATCGTCTACGATTGCGCGTGCCGCATGCTCGGCGGCCGCGACAAGCTGCTCGGCGTGTTCGTCGGCCTTTACGTGATCGCGGCGGCGTACATCGCATGCCATGTGTTCTCCGGCCGCGCCGCGTATCTGATCGTCGGCGCGATGCTCGCGACGATCATGACGGCCAACGTGTTCTTCGTGATCATCCCCGGCCAGCGCAAGATGGTCGACAAGCTGCTCAAGGGCGAGACGCCCGACCCGATCTACGGCAAGCGCGGCAAGCAGCGCTCGGTGCACAACACGTACTTCACGCTGCCCGTCGTGTTCGCGATGCTGTCGAACCACTACGCGATGACGTATACGAACCAGTACAACTGGATCGTGCTCGTCGTCATCATGCTCGCCGGCGCGCTGATCCGCCAGTTCTTCGTGATGCGGCATCGCGGCCAGCAGCTCTGGTATCTGCCGCTCGGCGGCGTCGCGCTGATGCTGCTCGCGCTCGTGACGACGATGCCCAAGCCGATCGCGCCCGAAGCGCAGGCGGCGAACGCGCCGAACGTGCCGAAGCTCGCGATCAAGGATGTCGCGCCGATCCTGCAGCAGCGCTGCGTCGCGTGCCACTCGGCGAAGCCGACGCTGGTGGGCAGCGCGCCCGCCGGCGTGATGTTCGACACGTCCGACGAGATCGCGCGGAACGCGCCGCGGATCTATCAGCAGGCGGTGCAGTTGAAAGCGATGCCGATCGGCAACCTCACGCACATGACGGACGACGAACGCACGAAGATCGCTGCGTGGTTCGAAAGCGGCGCGACGAAATGA
- the uraH gene encoding hydroxyisourate hydrolase — MGKLTTHVLDTAHGRPGAAIKIELHAISGGGSRLLKTALTNDDGRCDAPLLEGDALAAGTYELVFHAGDYFAAQGVALPEPRFVDLVVLRFGVADPAAHYHVPLLVSPWSYSTYRGS, encoded by the coding sequence ATGGGAAAGCTCACTACCCACGTACTCGACACCGCGCACGGCCGTCCGGGCGCCGCGATCAAGATCGAGCTCCATGCGATCTCGGGCGGCGGCAGCCGCCTGCTGAAGACCGCGCTCACGAATGACGACGGCCGCTGCGACGCGCCGCTCCTCGAAGGCGATGCGCTCGCGGCCGGCACCTACGAGCTCGTGTTCCACGCCGGCGACTACTTCGCCGCGCAAGGCGTCGCGCTGCCCGAGCCGCGCTTCGTCGATCTCGTCGTGCTGCGTTTCGGCGTCGCCGATCCGGCCGCGCACTATCACGTGCCGCTTCTCGTGTCGCCGTGGTCGTACAGCACCTATCGAGGCAGTTGA
- a CDS encoding 8-oxoguanine deaminase encodes MERYSSARAGAQSQSPNRPRTLVVKHADVLVTMDGARRELRDAGLYVEDNRIVAVGPSAELPAQADEVLDLRGHLVIPGLVNTHHHMYQSLTRAIPAAQNAELFGWLTNLYRIWAHLTPEMIEVSALTAMAELLLSGCTTSSDHLYIYPNGSRLDDSVAAAQRIGMRFHASRGSMSVGQRDGGLPPDSVVEREPDILRDTQRVIETYHDEGRYAMLRVVVAPCSPFSVSRGLMRDAAALAREHRVSLHTHLAENANDVAYSRETFGMTPAEYAEDLGWVGRDVWHAHCVQLDESGIALFARTGTGVAHCPCSNMRLASGIAPVARMRVAGVPVGLGVDGSASNDGAQMVAEVRQALLLQRVGFGPDAMTARDALEIATLGGARVLNRDDIGALAPGMAADFVAFDLRTPQFAGALHDPVAALVFCAPSQAAYSVVNGRVVVREGRLTAFEIEPLVERHNALAKALCEAAR; translated from the coding sequence ATGGAGCGATACTCGAGCGCGCGCGCCGGCGCGCAATCCCAATCCCCGAACCGGCCGAGGACGCTCGTCGTCAAGCATGCCGACGTGCTCGTGACGATGGACGGCGCGCGCCGCGAGCTGCGCGACGCGGGCCTGTACGTCGAGGACAACCGGATCGTCGCGGTCGGGCCGAGCGCCGAGCTGCCCGCGCAGGCGGACGAAGTGCTCGATTTGCGCGGCCATCTCGTGATCCCGGGGCTCGTCAACACGCATCATCATATGTATCAGAGCCTCACGCGCGCGATCCCCGCCGCGCAGAACGCCGAGCTGTTCGGCTGGCTCACGAATCTATACCGGATCTGGGCGCACCTGACGCCGGAGATGATCGAGGTGTCGGCGCTGACCGCGATGGCGGAGCTGCTGCTGTCCGGCTGCACGACGTCGAGCGATCATCTGTACATCTATCCGAACGGCAGCCGGCTCGACGACAGCGTTGCGGCCGCGCAGCGCATCGGCATGCGCTTTCACGCGAGCCGCGGCAGCATGAGCGTCGGGCAGCGCGACGGCGGGCTGCCGCCCGACTCGGTCGTCGAGCGTGAGCCGGATATCCTGCGCGACACGCAGCGCGTGATCGAGACCTACCATGACGAAGGCCGCTATGCGATGCTGCGCGTCGTCGTCGCGCCGTGTTCGCCGTTCTCGGTGAGCCGCGGCTTGATGCGCGACGCGGCGGCGCTCGCGCGTGAGCATCGCGTGTCGCTGCACACGCATCTCGCGGAGAACGCGAACGACGTCGCATACAGCCGCGAGACATTCGGGATGACGCCCGCCGAATATGCGGAGGATCTCGGCTGGGTCGGGCGCGACGTGTGGCATGCGCACTGCGTGCAACTGGACGAATCCGGCATCGCGCTTTTCGCGCGGACCGGCACGGGCGTCGCGCATTGCCCATGCTCGAACATGCGGCTTGCGTCCGGGATCGCGCCCGTCGCGCGGATGCGCGTTGCGGGCGTGCCGGTCGGGCTGGGCGTCGACGGCAGCGCGTCGAACGACGGCGCGCAGATGGTCGCCGAGGTACGGCAGGCGCTGTTGCTGCAGCGCGTCGGATTCGGCCCGGACGCGATGACCGCGCGCGATGCGCTCGAGATCGCGACGCTCGGCGGCGCACGCGTGCTGAACCGCGACGACATCGGCGCGCTCGCGCCCGGCATGGCGGCGGATTTCGTCGCGTTCGATCTGCGCACGCCGCAGTTCGCGGGCGCGCTGCACGATCCCGTCGCGGCGCTCGTGTTCTGCGCGCCGTCGCAGGCGGCGTACAGCGTCGTCAACGGACGCGTCGTCGTGCGGGAAGGGCGGCTGACGGCGTTCGAGATCGAGCCGCTCGTCGAGCGGCACAACGCGCTCGCGAAGGCGCTTTGCGAGGCGGCGCGCTGA
- a CDS encoding LysR substrate-binding domain-containing protein: MSQQREAIDTYLLRVLHTLLMERSVTRAAVKLNQSQPAISAALRRLRDITGDPLLVRGKSGMVPTEYGLRLLEPVQNALREIERIKFQQHNFDPATSIRCYRIGCPDYLNVLFVPTVVERFRQAAPNATLEFHSLGPAFDYELALEDGKLDIVVGNWPEPPEQLHLSNLFVDEIVCLMSNAHPFAKRGGLTLDQYLNAPHLAPTPYSVGQRGAIDVHLARERLKRHVVVTLPYFNLAPYVLVKSDLIFTTTRLFADHYAKFLPLSVVPAPLDFPPMQYYQLWHERCHYSDEVRWLRGLVAEATRTLIDA, from the coding sequence ATGAGCCAGCAACGCGAGGCGATCGACACGTATTTATTGCGCGTCCTGCACACTTTGCTGATGGAGCGCAGCGTGACGCGCGCGGCCGTCAAGCTGAATCAGTCGCAACCGGCGATCAGCGCCGCGCTGCGCCGTCTGCGCGACATCACGGGCGACCCGCTCCTCGTGCGCGGCAAGTCCGGCATGGTGCCGACCGAGTACGGCCTGCGCCTGCTCGAACCCGTGCAGAACGCGCTGCGCGAAATCGAACGGATCAAGTTCCAGCAGCACAATTTCGATCCGGCGACATCGATCCGCTGCTACCGGATCGGCTGTCCGGATTACCTGAACGTGCTGTTCGTGCCGACCGTCGTCGAGCGCTTCCGCCAGGCCGCGCCGAACGCGACGCTCGAATTCCATTCGCTCGGCCCCGCGTTCGACTACGAGCTCGCGCTCGAGGACGGCAAGCTCGACATCGTCGTCGGCAACTGGCCGGAGCCGCCCGAGCAGTTGCATCTGTCGAACCTGTTCGTCGACGAGATCGTGTGCCTGATGAGCAACGCGCATCCGTTCGCCAAGCGCGGCGGCCTCACGCTCGATCAATACCTGAACGCGCCGCATCTCGCGCCGACGCCGTACTCGGTCGGGCAGCGCGGCGCGATCGACGTCCATCTCGCGCGCGAACGCCTGAAGCGCCACGTCGTCGTCACGCTGCCGTACTTCAATCTCGCACCTTACGTGCTCGTGAAGTCGGATCTGATCTTCACGACGACGCGGCTCTTCGCCGATCACTACGCGAAGTTCCTGCCGCTGTCCGTCGTGCCCGCGCCGCTCGATTTTCCGCCGATGCAGTACTACCAGCTCTGGCACGAACGCTGCCATTACTCGGACGAGGTGCGCTGGCTGCGCGGGCTCGTCGCCGAAGCGACGCGCACGCTGATCGATGCGTAA
- a CDS encoding dodecin produces MNDHVYKLLELTGSSRQSSDDAIRNAISKAAKTMRNLHWFEVTDMRGHIEGDQVIHWQVTLKVGLRIED; encoded by the coding sequence ATGAACGACCACGTCTACAAGCTGCTCGAACTCACCGGCTCGTCGCGCCAGTCGAGCGACGACGCGATTCGCAACGCCATCTCGAAGGCGGCGAAAACCATGCGCAATCTGCACTGGTTCGAAGTCACCGACATGCGCGGACATATCGAAGGCGATCAGGTGATTCACTGGCAAGTGACGCTGAAGGTCGGATTGCGGATCGAGGACTGA
- a CDS encoding NAD(P)-dependent oxidoreductase gives MMGGNFNRYSNERKGEDVDVGFCGPGLMGAPMIRHLLSAGHRVHVWNRTRAKADALAAHGAQVVDTPAELAARAQTVMLCVLDAQAVGDVVFGASGVLAGDAAARCVTRIVDHSSIPPAATRAYAARAAALGASWVDAPVSGGVPGAEAGTLAVMAGGAQADVDAVRGLIGAYASRVTHLGDAGAGQTAKLCNQAIVTASVTAIAEAVGLAQASGIDAARLAEALAGGWADSVLLQTFVPRMTSTGHPPIGALKTFQKDVDAIADAARDAGAVMPVAATVQQVLRLGAAMGLAQADFAAFIDIVRPQAKRGE, from the coding sequence ATGATGGGCGGCAACTTCAACCGGTATTCGAACGAGAGGAAAGGGGAAGACGTGGACGTAGGATTTTGCGGTCCGGGGTTGATGGGCGCGCCGATGATCCGGCATCTGCTGTCGGCGGGCCATCGGGTGCATGTATGGAACCGCACGCGCGCGAAGGCCGATGCGCTCGCCGCGCACGGCGCGCAGGTCGTCGACACGCCGGCCGAGCTTGCCGCGCGCGCGCAGACGGTGATGCTGTGCGTGCTCGATGCGCAAGCGGTTGGCGACGTCGTGTTCGGCGCATCCGGCGTGCTCGCGGGCGACGCCGCCGCGCGCTGTGTGACGCGCATCGTCGATCATTCGAGCATACCGCCCGCGGCGACGCGCGCGTATGCGGCGCGCGCGGCGGCGCTTGGCGCGAGTTGGGTCGACGCACCCGTGTCGGGCGGCGTGCCGGGCGCCGAGGCGGGCACGCTCGCGGTGATGGCGGGTGGCGCGCAGGCGGATGTCGACGCAGTGCGCGGGCTGATCGGCGCGTACGCATCGCGCGTCACGCATCTCGGCGATGCGGGCGCGGGGCAGACGGCGAAGCTCTGCAATCAGGCGATCGTGACGGCGAGCGTCACGGCGATCGCGGAGGCAGTGGGGCTCGCGCAGGCGAGCGGCATCGATGCGGCGCGCCTTGCCGAAGCGCTCGCGGGCGGCTGGGCGGATTCCGTGCTGCTGCAGACGTTCGTGCCGCGGATGACGAGCACGGGCCATCCGCCGATCGGCGCGCTGAAGACGTTCCAGAAGGATGTCGATGCAATTGCCGATGCGGCGCGCGATGCGGGGGCGGTGATGCCCGTTGCCGCGACCGTGCAGCAGGTGCTGCGGCTCGGCGCGGCGATGGGGCTTGCGCAAGCCGATTTCGCGGCGTTCATCGACATCGTGCGGCCGCAGGCGAAGCGCGGCGAGTGA
- a CDS encoding ISL3-like element ISBma1 family transposase, giving the protein MLDRKALQALGCWTGYRLERVEWPQGDSRTLSLYLKPVSRIMYCEQCGARCQQIHETTVRRVRDLPLFEYRVVLHVPRRRVWCERCGAARLEKLDWLGRYQRVTERFAQACEKLLQAASVQAVAAFYDLGWHTVKSIDKMRLRARVAEPDWSTIRYLAMDEFALHKGHRYATVVVDPIGRQVLWVGPGRSRETARAFFEQLPEGVAERIEAVAIDMTTAYELEIKEQCPQAEIVFDLYHVVAKYGREVIDRVRVDQANQLRHDKPARKVLKSSRWLLLRNRHNLKPEQAVHLKELLAANQSLLCVYVLRDELKRLWFYRKPACAEKAWGQWFEQAQQSGIAALQKFAQRLQGYWHGIVARCRHPLNTSVVEGINNTIKVIKRRAYGYRDEQYFFLKIRAAFPGIPR; this is encoded by the coding sequence TTGCTCGATCGCAAGGCACTTCAGGCACTAGGTTGCTGGACAGGCTATCGGCTGGAGCGGGTGGAGTGGCCGCAGGGCGATAGCCGCACGCTGTCGCTCTACCTGAAGCCGGTCAGTCGGATCATGTACTGCGAGCAATGCGGTGCGCGTTGCCAGCAGATTCATGAAACGACCGTACGGCGGGTACGTGATCTGCCGTTGTTCGAGTACCGGGTGGTGCTGCACGTGCCTCGACGCCGAGTCTGGTGCGAACGCTGCGGCGCAGCGCGGCTGGAGAAGCTGGACTGGCTGGGCCGCTACCAGCGGGTGACGGAGCGGTTTGCCCAGGCCTGCGAGAAGTTGCTGCAGGCCGCCAGCGTACAGGCCGTGGCGGCCTTCTACGATCTGGGCTGGCACACGGTCAAATCGATCGACAAGATGCGCTTGCGCGCGCGCGTGGCCGAACCGGACTGGTCGACGATCCGTTATCTGGCGATGGACGAGTTCGCGCTCCATAAAGGCCATCGCTACGCCACGGTGGTGGTTGATCCGATCGGCCGGCAGGTCCTCTGGGTTGGGCCCGGACGGTCACGCGAGACGGCGCGCGCCTTCTTCGAACAACTCCCCGAAGGCGTGGCCGAGCGCATCGAAGCGGTCGCAATCGACATGACCACGGCCTATGAGCTGGAGATCAAGGAACAGTGCCCGCAGGCGGAAATCGTCTTTGACCTGTACCACGTCGTGGCCAAGTACGGTCGCGAGGTGATCGATCGGGTACGGGTGGATCAGGCCAACCAACTGCGACATGACAAGCCGGCCCGCAAGGTTCTGAAGTCCAGTCGCTGGTTGCTGCTGCGCAACCGTCATAACCTGAAGCCAGAACAGGCCGTGCATCTGAAGGAACTGCTGGCGGCCAATCAGTCGCTGTTATGCGTCTATGTGCTGCGCGACGAGCTCAAACGGCTCTGGTTCTACCGCAAGCCGGCCTGCGCGGAAAAGGCTTGGGGGCAATGGTTCGAACAGGCTCAGCAAAGCGGGATCGCCGCCTTGCAAAAGTTCGCCCAGCGCTTGCAGGGTTACTGGCACGGAATCGTGGCCCGCTGCCGCCATCCGCTCAATACCAGCGTCGTCGAAGGCATCAACAACACGATCAAGGTCATCAAGCGCCGAGCTTACGGGTACCGCGACGAGCAATACTTCTTCCTCAAGATCCGCGCCGCGTTCCCCGGGATTCCGCGATGA
- the mscL gene encoding large conductance mechanosensitive channel protein MscL has protein sequence MSIIKEFKEFAVKGNVMDLAIGVIIGGAFSKIVDSVVKDLIMPVIGVLTGGLDFSNKFVLLGQIPASFKGNPESFKDLQAAGVATFGYGSFITVLINFIILAFIIFLMVKFINKLRKPEEAAPAATPEDVLLLREIRDSLKQR, from the coding sequence ATGAGCATCATCAAGGAATTCAAGGAATTCGCCGTCAAGGGCAACGTCATGGATCTCGCCATCGGCGTGATCATCGGCGGAGCGTTTTCGAAGATCGTCGATTCGGTGGTGAAAGATCTCATCATGCCCGTCATCGGCGTGCTGACGGGCGGCCTGGATTTCTCGAACAAATTCGTGCTGCTCGGGCAGATTCCCGCATCGTTCAAGGGCAATCCGGAATCGTTCAAGGATCTGCAGGCGGCGGGCGTCGCCACGTTCGGCTACGGCTCGTTCATCACCGTGCTGATCAACTTCATCATTCTCGCGTTCATCATCTTCCTGATGGTCAAGTTCATCAACAAGCTGCGCAAGCCGGAAGAAGCCGCGCCCGCCGCGACGCCCGAGGACGTGCTGCTGCTGCGCGAGATTCGCGATTCGCTGAAGCAGCGCTGA
- a CDS encoding tetratricopeptide repeat protein, with amino-acid sequence MKKLLAAVGLSLILVSAAANAAVPSLQQIQQSIAQGNWQRADAQLSQVIDAYPDNARARYLYGQVLDREGRPAEALAQIERAKSLDPQLRFTDPSRFAQTEARVRADARRATSAQSSRSATSGGMLVAPQTQGQAQSQFAAAPAAPAHRGPSAGMWIGFAVLIGAIVLVLRRTLRRARSADDQRAGDERRAQLKRATDVLNDVRPLKLDARLSTAPGAGALNGEIEALEAQARELVETLSNGQNPVPPYRLDELEKQFASLKARVEGRPDPGAASAAANAPGQTGSVFAQEADRLTGAQGQPPYSPYPPQPQQQPPVVIQQGGGFGGGMGGLLTGVLLGQAMSNGRDRVIEREVIVDDEARRRAGADPGIDFGQGDSWDSGGSDGGGIDLGSSGDDWSNNG; translated from the coding sequence ATGAAAAAGCTTCTCGCAGCCGTCGGATTGTCGTTGATCCTCGTGTCGGCCGCCGCGAACGCGGCGGTGCCGTCGCTGCAGCAAATCCAGCAATCGATCGCGCAAGGCAACTGGCAGCGCGCCGACGCGCAGCTCTCTCAGGTGATCGACGCATACCCGGACAACGCGCGCGCCCGCTATCTGTACGGCCAGGTGCTCGATCGCGAAGGCCGCCCCGCCGAAGCGCTCGCGCAGATCGAGCGCGCGAAATCGCTCGATCCGCAATTGCGCTTCACCGATCCGTCACGCTTCGCGCAGACGGAAGCGCGCGTGCGCGCCGACGCGCGCCGCGCGACGTCCGCGCAGAGCTCGCGCTCGGCGACCTCGGGCGGCATGCTCGTCGCGCCGCAAACGCAGGGCCAGGCCCAATCGCAATTCGCCGCCGCGCCTGCGGCGCCCGCGCACCGCGGTCCGTCGGCGGGCATGTGGATCGGCTTCGCGGTGCTGATCGGCGCGATCGTGCTCGTGCTGCGCCGAACGCTGCGCCGCGCGCGCTCGGCGGACGATCAGCGCGCCGGCGACGAACGTCGCGCGCAGCTCAAGCGCGCAACCGACGTCCTCAACGACGTGCGCCCGCTCAAGCTCGACGCGCGACTGTCGACGGCACCGGGCGCCGGCGCGCTCAACGGCGAGATCGAGGCGCTCGAAGCACAGGCGCGCGAACTCGTCGAGACGCTGTCGAACGGCCAGAATCCGGTGCCGCCGTACCGGCTCGACGAACTGGAGAAACAGTTCGCGAGCCTGAAGGCGCGCGTCGAGGGCCGCCCGGACCCGGGCGCGGCCTCGGCCGCGGCGAACGCCCCTGGACAAACAGGCTCGGTGTTTGCTCAGGAGGCCGATCGGTTGACGGGCGCGCAGGGCCAGCCGCCCTACTCGCCCTATCCGCCGCAACCGCAACAGCAACCGCCCGTCGTGATCCAGCAAGGCGGCGGCTTCGGCGGCGGCATGGGCGGCCTGCTCACGGGCGTGCTGCTCGGCCAGGCGATGTCGAACGGCCGCGACCGCGTGATCGAGCGCGAAGTGATCGTCGACGACGAAGCGCGGCGCCGCGCGGGCGCCGATCCGGGCATCGACTTCGGCCAGGGTGACAGCTGGGACAGCGGCGGCTCGGACGGCGGCGGCATCGATCTCGGCAGCAGTGGCGACGATTGGAGCAACAACGGTTGA
- a CDS encoding PspA/IM30 family protein, with protein MSLFDSISRTIKGLLNDAADSVQDPSRDARQIVRELDDSIGRAENSLIEIEAQVATQRSKRDTADERAKKYEDGAKRALQSGDEALAREALAAQANAEAERDALARELDTLEPSVDKLKGQIADMRARRNDLNARSNILQAKQEIAQAKDVAATALGGIGGKNLSEDFQKLEDKVALSNARSDARLNSADTNSGRALDDKLAALNKGPSVEDRLEALKKQLNTPAQ; from the coding sequence ATGTCGCTTTTCGACTCTATTTCGCGCACGATCAAAGGTCTGCTGAACGATGCGGCGGACTCGGTGCAGGATCCGTCGCGCGACGCGCGACAGATCGTGCGGGAGCTCGACGACAGCATCGGCCGCGCGGAAAACTCGCTGATCGAGATCGAAGCGCAGGTCGCGACGCAACGCAGCAAGCGCGACACCGCCGACGAGCGCGCGAAGAAGTATGAGGACGGCGCGAAGCGCGCGCTGCAATCGGGCGACGAAGCCCTTGCGCGCGAAGCGCTCGCCGCGCAGGCGAACGCCGAGGCCGAGCGCGACGCGCTCGCGCGCGAGCTCGACACGCTCGAGCCGTCGGTCGACAAGCTCAAAGGCCAGATCGCCGACATGCGTGCGCGCCGCAACGACCTGAACGCGCGCTCGAACATCCTGCAGGCGAAGCAGGAAATCGCGCAGGCGAAGGACGTCGCGGCCACCGCGCTCGGCGGGATCGGCGGCAAGAACCTGTCCGAGGATTTCCAGAAGCTCGAGGACAAGGTCGCGCTGTCGAACGCGCGCTCGGATGCGCGCCTGAACTCGGCCGACACGAACAGCGGCCGCGCGCTCGACGACAAGCTCGCGGCGCTGAACAAGGGCCCGTCCGTCGAGGACCGCCTCGAAGCGCTGAAAAAGCAACTGAACACGCCGGCCCAATAA